From a region of the Luteibaculum oceani genome:
- a CDS encoding RNA polymerase sigma factor produces the protein MVLAEYNQCVDAYADKAYRFALKLCGNREMASNVVKAAFAHLWSIKEGLAPKEVKKTLFKTCYSQLVLKRVGESNSSAVNTSTPPDGNSLTYLVDKGLGNLPAKQKAILMLRDYEGFSYEEISMITEMDIIQVKSLMYRSRKALKSYIVKNRFSV, from the coding sequence ATGGTTTTAGCAGAGTATAATCAGTGTGTAGATGCATATGCCGACAAGGCTTACCGGTTCGCATTAAAATTATGTGGGAACCGAGAAATGGCATCAAACGTGGTTAAAGCTGCTTTTGCCCATTTATGGAGTATCAAGGAAGGCTTGGCTCCCAAAGAGGTTAAAAAAACCTTGTTTAAAACCTGCTACAGCCAATTGGTGTTAAAACGGGTTGGAGAATCTAACTCCTCTGCGGTAAATACCTCCACCCCACCCGATGGGAATTCATTGACCTATCTTGTAGATAAGGGTTTGGGAAATTTACCCGCCAAACAAAAGGCCATTCTAATGCTTCGCGATTACGAAGGATTTAGCTACGAGGAAATATCCATGATCACCGAAATGGATATAATTCAGGTGAAGTCGCTTATGTATCGCTCGCGTAAAGCACTTAAAAGTTACATCGTAAAAAACAGGTTCTCGGTATGA